DNA from Patescibacteria group bacterium:
ACATATGAGGCGGCGACGCGGCCACCCACTCCAAAGCCAAGATCAACAGTACTTGCCGGCTTTACCTGTCCTGATACATTTACTTTTTGAACAACATCTCGCTTTGTTACAACAAAAGTCTCGGCACCACCGTTGCCGTTACCTCGAAAAACAAAAAAGATGATAAGCACCAACAGTATGGCGCCGCCTATAATCCACTTGGTTCTGCGTGGGAGTTGTTTAAGGAATTGTTTAAATCGTGCAATCATTGTTCTTTATGCTAACGCATATTGTCTTTTTTCAAAAGACCTGACAAGCGAAAACTGATATACGCCAAAAGGGCAAGTTGCACAATGGGCGTGAGGCCGACATCAAGACACGGGAGTGTCGGCATCCATGATGAATAATTCCAGCGCAGGGTTGCGAGTGCAAAAAGTTCAAGTCCTATCGCAAATGAGAGAAGACCGCCGATAGTCACATCGAGGCGACCTCGAAATGGCTTGACCCAAAGATAAAGCGCTCCGGCAACCAAAGTGACGAACGCATCAAAAAAAGCTGCTTTCACTAATATAAGCTCGGTGATAGTACCGCCCTGATAGTGTATATAGAGATACGAGTGCACATTTTCCCATATAAGGTTAAGGAGAAATGCGACGATGAAGACAATGGCGAGTTGTTTTGTACGAGAATGCATTGAGTCTACTTATACCATTTTTTATATAAATAGTCAATCTGTTGTGGACCTATGGAGAATCGAACTCCAACCTCATCCATGCCATGGATGCGTTCTGCCACTGAACTATAGGCCCAATCCATTTTCCTTATATATGTAAATCACTCTACACAAAAACTGCGGATAAAAAAAGGCGGCCGAGCGTATGCTAGGCCGCGATCCGTGCGGAGATAGAAGCGATGAACTTCTGCTCGAGTATGAGAGCTGCCCGTTCGAGTTCTTCTTGTATGCGCTCGTATCCGAGCGAGGTACAAAGAAGCTTGAAATTAAACCCGAGACGAAAGTAGCGTGTCGCCGCCGGATTTGGACTCTCGACGAGCGTGTCCTTTGTCGCCAAAGACCGGTAGATGAGTGTCGCCACCTCGAGACACAAAAGTGGCAAGAGATGAGCTCTCTTGGCCTCTTGCTCGCGCGCCTCCATGAACTCGAGTGCGTCGGCGATCGCCTTATCAGCAATCTTCTGAAGATGCTCTTCAGGTACTGGGAAAAATTTCATGTACTCCTCCTCTGCGTACATTCGTAGCACGAAAAATTGCTCTTCTCAATAATAGTGTCCCCGGCAGGAATCGAACCTACATCCACTCCTTAGGACGGAGTTGTTCTGTCCATTGAACTACGGAGACTGTTTGTTGCTTCTTTATAGCACGCTCTTTTGATATAGTGAAAGCAATGACCCATGAAGATGAAGTGGTACGCGCGGTAGAAAAAATTTTACCATCCGTCGTATCGATCACTATTTCCAAGCATGTAGATTTTGTAAATCGCATGCTGCCACTCGATGGTATTGCTGCCGATCTTCCTAAAGACGCTGACGGCAATATCCGCCTTGGTGGTGGTTCGGGCTTTATTATTTCCAATGATGGCTTGGTACTCACTAACAAGCATGTAATTATGGATCCTGACGCGCAGTACGCGATCTTTGATCAAAGTGGCGCGCGCAGTGATGTGCAAATTCTTGCGCGTGATCCTATCCATGATATTGCTATCCTCAAAATGACGCCTCCGGCAAATTTTGCTACAGCATCACTCGGTAAATCGCAAAATCTTCGCTTGGGCCAGACAGTTATCGCCATCGGCAATGCACTTGGTGAGTTTCAAAGCTCGGTATCAACTGGTGTCGTATCTGGGCTCTCTCGGCTCATTACAGCCGTCAGCGATATGTCAGGGCATCATGAGCGCCTTCGTGGTCTCATCCAGACTGATGCTGCCATCAACCCTGGTAATTCGGGCGGCCCACTCATCAATCTTCATGGTGAAGTCATCGGCATCAACGCTGCCGTCATCTTTGGCGCGCAAAATATCGGCTTTGCGATTCCTATCGAAAAGGCGGCGCGTGATCTAGGTGATATACAAAAATACGGACGCATCCGTAGACCATTCTTGGGTGTGCGGTATCTGCTTGCTAATACAGCTTTGCAAAAACAATTTGGCCTTCCGGTAAACTACGGTGCTTTTGTGGTGCGTGAGATGATCCCGGGTGATCACGCTATCATCCCCGGCAGTCCTGCAGACATTGCGGGGGTTAAAGAGGGTGATATCATCCTTGCCTGCAACGGTAAATCAATCAATGAGAAAACTTCGCTCGAAGATATGCTCGAAAATACCAACCCCGGTGACACGCTCACCTTCTCGGTTTTACGCGGTACTGAAAAACTCACTATTCCGATAGAGCTCAAAGAACGCGCTCAGGTCAAACCCGAGAGTCTCGGAAAATAATCTCGCGCAACACTACACCGCGCGTTTGAGGCACGATACATATCGTGCCTTCTTTTATTTGTATATCACACTTGTCACTATCCCCCACTAGTTCGTATTTGCCGCTATCATTGAATGCCAAGTACCCTGCAACCGGCTCGCCTGCGTACTCGATCTCATCGGCGCGCACAATCCATGACCCGTGGAGATAGGGGGTATGTATTTCTTTTTTGGCGTCAGTATCGATATAAGTGGCCACGCTATCGCGCGCGAAACCCTTGGGGTTTCCTATAAACCCGTAGCGATACCCAAGATGTAATCTCTCCCCCTTTGTATCATCCATAGATCTAAAGTATACCGGCGACTCCATGCAACATCACGCCAACGCCGTACGCGATGCTAGCCGCAAATCCTCCGATGAGGAACATCTCGAGGCCCGAGAGAAAAAATGATCGTTTGGTGATGAGTGCGCGCAATGCGCCAAGTATAAATAAAACTACTCCGGTCGATATAATCGAATACAAAAAGATGTGCGTAATACTTGAAAATACCAAAAACGGCAAGACGGGTAGTAGCCCGGCGACTACAAAAGCAATAAAGGTGAGTAAAGACCTTGCAAGGATAGGCCCACGCTCATGATTTGATACTCCAAACTCCTCATGCATCAGGAGATCGACAAAAAACGCTTTATTTTTGAGCATCAAGTGAGAAAGTGACCGAGCATCGCCATCGGCATATCCTTCTTCGCGCAAAAGCTTCGTCATCTCCTCGCGTTCAGTATCAGGGTCTTGAGTAACTTCAATATTCTCATCACGATATTCCCTCTCTACTACATCGCGCTCAGATTTTGACCCGAGATAATTTGACGCTGCCATCGAAAAACCATCGGCAAGCACATTGGCAACGCCGAGTATGATAATGGTTGTACGCGGATCAGTAATGTTGGCGCCCGCTACCCCCGCGATAATAGCGAAGGTGGTGATAACGCCGTCATTGGCACCATACACAATGTCTTTGATATAGCGCCCGCCAGCTTTCATTTATTTGATACCTAATATTTCCCGAAGCCTGCGTTCGTCAAACCCGACGATGAGCGTACCATCAACCTCGATGACTGGCACCCCCATCTGCCCAGTACGCTTTATCATCTCATCGCGCTTGATTACATCAGTCATCACATTGTATTCACTATAGGGAATATTATGCTTTTGAAACATGTCTTTTGCCTTACGGCAGTAGACGCAGGAAGGCGTCGTATAGATTCCAACTTTCTTCATATGCGCCCAGTATACACGACCTGCTCGTTCTGCAAAAACGGTACGCGCATGCTACGATACCCGCATGCATCGCTTTCAAAACTACACCAAACCGTGGATAAAAAAAGAAACACCCTTTGAGAAAGAAGTACGAGTAAAGGAGATTTTCCGCCGACTCAAGAAAGAGTATCCAAGGGCCACTATCGCGCTCACCTACAAGACAAACTTTGAACTTATGGTAGCCGTCATCCTATCGGCCCAGTGCACCGACAAAAAAGTAAACGAGATCACGCCAGCACTTTTCAAAAAATATCCGTCCGTACGCGCATTTGCGCGAGCAAATATCATAGAGCTTGAAGATCTTATTCATTCGTCGGGCTTTTACCACAACAAAGCAAAAAGCATTATCGGTGCTGCCAAAAAAATCGAGAGTGATTTTGAAGGCAAGGTACCTCGCACCATGAAAGAGATTCTCACCATACCCGGCATCGCGCGTAAAAGTGCCAATGTGATTTTGGGCAACGCATACGGTGTTGTCGATGGCATCGCCGTCGATACTCATGTGGGGCGTATCTCTCAGCGTTGGGCACTCACTGAATCTGAGAACCCCGTAAAAATCGAGCAAGACCTTATGGAGCTCTTACCAAAAAAAGAATGGTTTGGGGCTACTTATCGGATCATTGATCACGGGCGCGCTATCTGTAAAGCCCAACGACCCCAATGCGCACGCTGCCCACTCAAAGATATCTGCCCATCTTCTGTTGTATAAAAAAGACCCTGCCGCATAGTGCTGCGGCAGGGTTCGAGTTAGCCCCTTTTATGGGGATGCTAGAAGTAACATTTTCTCCGCGTACCGTACTCGACAACCTCCACTCGGATCATTTCCTTGACCCCAAATTTCCGTGCAGGCGCAAGTCTCGGCATCCAAACATCAACACGGTGTTTGTACCGTTCGTTCATGCAGTCTTCGACTACGAAGATTTCGGGACCGAAAAGATCTGGTAAGCGAAGTTGTGTACCGAGCGGAAACTTGTTTGACGCGACGATACCCCATCGTACACGCTGGCCCGTTGCGGTAATAAACGGTGTACTATCGGTCTCACGCGCGCGTGATGTATACGCGCTGACCTCTAGGTTATGCACGCGCACAGGTGTACGCGCGTCAAAATCACGATCCCTTTGTCGGGAATCTGGTTCGTATGCAACTCTCCTCGAAGACGATGTGTGCCAGGAGATGTTCTCCATCGATGATGCGGGATATCCAACGAGCGATGTGATCGGCTGGATCTGATGGGGAATTTCTTCTAGCTGCGAGAGTTGGTACGCTTCTACGGTAGACGCTCCAAGAAAGAGCGTCAGCAGCAGAATTGCTACCATATATGTTTCCTCCTTTCAGGAACTCTGATGAGAGTATAGCACAGTTTTTTCTTGTGTCAAGATATCGGGCTGCCACAGATCTTGGACAAAGCAACGCACACCCTGCGTC
Protein-coding regions in this window:
- a CDS encoding trypsin-like peptidase domain-containing protein, which translates into the protein MTHEDEVVRAVEKILPSVVSITISKHVDFVNRMLPLDGIAADLPKDADGNIRLGGGSGFIISNDGLVLTNKHVIMDPDAQYAIFDQSGARSDVQILARDPIHDIAILKMTPPANFATASLGKSQNLRLGQTVIAIGNALGEFQSSVSTGVVSGLSRLITAVSDMSGHHERLRGLIQTDAAINPGNSGGPLINLHGEVIGINAAVIFGAQNIGFAIPIEKAARDLGDIQKYGRIRRPFLGVRYLLANTALQKQFGLPVNYGAFVVREMIPGDHAIIPGSPADIAGVKEGDIILACNGKSINEKTSLEDMLENTNPGDTLTFSVLRGTEKLTIPIELKERAQVKPESLGK
- a CDS encoding VIT1/CCC1 transporter family protein → MKAGGRYIKDIVYGANDGVITTFAIIAGVAGANITDPRTTIIILGVANVLADGFSMAASNYLGSKSERDVVEREYRDENIEVTQDPDTEREEMTKLLREEGYADGDARSLSHLMLKNKAFFVDLLMHEEFGVSNHERGPILARSLLTFIAFVVAGLLPVLPFLVFSSITHIFLYSIISTGVVLFILGALRALITKRSFFLSGLEMFLIGGFAASIAYGVGVMLHGVAGIL
- a CDS encoding glutaredoxin domain-containing protein; this translates as MKKVGIYTTPSCVYCRKAKDMFQKHNIPYSEYNVMTDVIKRDEMIKRTGQMGVPVIEVDGTLIVGFDERRLREILGIK
- the nth gene encoding endonuclease III, which translates into the protein MHRFQNYTKPWIKKETPFEKEVRVKEIFRRLKKEYPRATIALTYKTNFELMVAVILSAQCTDKKVNEITPALFKKYPSVRAFARANIIELEDLIHSSGFYHNKAKSIIGAAKKIESDFEGKVPRTMKEILTIPGIARKSANVILGNAYGVVDGIAVDTHVGRISQRWALTESENPVKIEQDLMELLPKKEWFGATYRIIDHGRAICKAQRPQCARCPLKDICPSSVV